The genomic region AGAATTATAGGAcatatcagaccaaagaacaggaCACTGCGGGACAGAATTATAGGAcatatcagaccaaagaacaggaCACTGCGGGACAGAATTATAGGACATATCAGCCCAAAGAACAGGACACTGCGGGACAGAATTATAGGACATATCAGCCATAAGACTGTTTTAAGTactttacctgacttgcctagttaaataaaaaaaaattaaaaaaataatcctgtggaaacaatgttgattcaaccagtttctcCCCACACAGATGATGCGATGGGCCTATTAGACTATTCGACACTGACACAACGCTGCAAAATGGCAGCTATGCTAACCGTAACTAGTTGTGATCTGCAAGTCCACTGTAATTAGTCAACAAGCCTTTAGCCCTACGAGTGTCACTCAGAACATCTACTACGTGACTAATCTGCTCTCAAACAGCAGCCAATCGGTTCCTCGGTTCCCTCACGACGTCACGGAGGGCCCCTCGTTGAAACTGACCGCGGCTTGAAGATGATAGAGGAGCGCGAGGCGAGGAGGACAACGTCCCGAAAAACAAGGACAAGGAATCTCCTCCAATAAAAATGTTGAATTCGCTCACATTACTCCTGGAAAAAGTGTTCTTCCTCACTCACCTCAATGCCTTCCGGTCCAGTTTGTTGttttcagacacagacagagcgaGGGAGAAGAAGATAGTTACACATCACTGCGAGaatgaggggtggagagagagagtcccggATACCTCCGCCGGGGCCGCACTCCCAGAGTCCATATACCAACGGGGAGACTTGCTAGAAGTACCCCGGACTTTATTCACTCATTTTGGCATCTATTTAGGAGACAACCGGGTGGCCCATCTGATTCCGGATATCTTGCCACTCTTTACAACGGACAAGCGTTCAATCCAGGTGATGGTAACAAACAAACGCTTAGTTCTCGGAGTTTTATCCAAGAGCGCCAGCATTCGGGTGGATACTGTTGAGGACTTTGCGTATGGAGCATCAATTCTACTGAACGCTATGGACACTACCGTGCAGAAACGACCGTTGGATGGCGAAGAGATCGCGAGTAGAGCGGAGAAACTGGTTGGGAAGATACCGTACAGCTTGCTTTGGAATAACTGTGAACATTTCGTTACTTATTGCCGGTATGGCATTGCAATCAGCATTCAGACTGACAAGGTAACATATTGATATTGGCCTAGAATAGgctatttcttgtttgttttttacGCACGGACATATTGAAGAGGCTATCTCTCTGAAAGCTATATATTCCAATGTTAAACTAGCTACAAAATGATAACGGAGTTTTCCTAAATAGGCCCACGGCGCTGgtcacagacgtcaattcaacttCTATTCTACGTTGGTTTAACGTAACATCATTGAAATGACGTGTAAACAAcgctgattcaaccagtgtgtgcccagtgggacattTAAAAGATGCCTAAAGTGTTGATTACCCATTTGGTGCGCGTCCTGTGTACGCGATTGGTACTGTTGCGCGCTGGTGCGTTTTCACAGAGCGACGCTGCAGGACTCTGTAACTAGCAGAATCAAAACATTAAAATATTAATTTATAGATTAATTGAATGCTGTGAACTAGTAATTGCTGGTTTAGGTGATAGGCCTAT from Oncorhynchus kisutch isolate 150728-3 linkage group LG9, Okis_V2, whole genome shotgun sequence harbors:
- the LOC109886288 gene encoding lecithin retinol acyltransferase-like; translated protein: MLNSLTLLLEKVFFLTHLNAFRSSLLFSDTDRAREKKIVTHHCENEGWRERVPDTSAGAALPESIYQRGDLLEVPRTLFTHFGIYLGDNRVAHLIPDILPLFTTDKRSIQVMVTNKRLVLGVLSKSASIRVDTVEDFAYGASILLNAMDTTVQKRPLDGEEIASRAEKLVGKIPYSLLWNNCEHFVTYCRYGIAISIQTDKFCDWLKSVVRDHRSVPLTAFLGILSVVYLGMSSYTAIPTLLIPFTLWMAG